In the Sediminibacter sp. Hel_I_10 genome, one interval contains:
- the hutI gene encoding imidazolonepropionase, with the protein MSLLIINIKQLVQVRETNVTVVKGSDMKTLPILENAYLLIDHDTIVEFGTMEDYVDIDADEVIDATGKIVMPAWCDSHTHIVYAGDRTLEFVDRINGLTYAEIANRGGGILNSAKMLQDTSEDKLYAQASKRLKEVIAMGTGAIEIKSGYGLTVEAELKMLRVIKRLKKEFPVLVKATLLAAHALPEAYKNNKTGFVDLIIEDLIPKVSTQNLAEYIDVFCEKGYFDLEDTNRILEAAKAYRLTPKIHVNQFNAFGGVALAVEHKALSVDHLEELNDQDISALKDSDTMPVALPSCSFFLSIPYTPVRRLMDAGLPVALATDYNPGSTPSGNMNFVVSTACIKMNMTPEEAINAATINGAYAMGISNQYGSICRGKKANLVITKAIPNYQHIPYAFGNNHIDTVIINGLIFENEDTLKKNRALI; encoded by the coding sequence ATGTCCTTACTTATTATCAATATCAAGCAACTCGTACAAGTACGTGAAACAAATGTAACCGTCGTTAAAGGAAGTGACATGAAAACACTTCCCATTTTGGAAAATGCATATTTACTTATAGACCATGATACCATAGTAGAATTTGGAACCATGGAAGATTATGTAGACATTGACGCCGATGAAGTTATTGATGCCACAGGAAAAATAGTCATGCCTGCTTGGTGCGACTCTCATACCCATATTGTTTATGCAGGTGATAGAACCTTAGAGTTTGTAGATAGAATTAACGGATTGACTTATGCTGAAATTGCCAATCGCGGTGGTGGCATTCTCAACTCTGCAAAGATGCTTCAAGATACATCAGAAGACAAATTGTATGCACAAGCCTCAAAACGTCTTAAGGAAGTGATCGCTATGGGCACTGGCGCCATTGAAATTAAATCTGGCTACGGACTTACTGTTGAAGCAGAACTTAAGATGCTGAGAGTCATCAAGCGTCTCAAAAAAGAATTCCCGGTATTAGTGAAGGCTACGTTACTTGCAGCACATGCACTTCCTGAAGCTTATAAAAACAACAAAACTGGTTTTGTAGACCTGATTATTGAAGACCTGATTCCGAAGGTAAGTACACAAAACCTTGCTGAATATATTGACGTTTTTTGTGAGAAAGGTTACTTTGACCTTGAAGATACCAACCGCATACTAGAAGCCGCTAAAGCATACAGACTAACCCCTAAAATACACGTCAATCAATTTAATGCTTTTGGAGGCGTGGCTTTGGCCGTAGAACATAAAGCGCTTTCTGTGGATCATCTGGAAGAACTTAATGATCAAGATATTTCTGCCTTAAAAGACAGCGATACGATGCCTGTTGCTTTGCCTTCATGCTCATTTTTTCTAAGTATTCCTTATACACCCGTAAGACGACTCATGGACGCCGGCTTACCTGTGGCTTTAGCTACAGATTATAATCCTGGGTCTACGCCTAGCGGAAATATGAATTTTGTAGTGAGTACGGCTTGTATTAAAATGAATATGACACCAGAGGAAGCCATCAACGCGGCGACTATTAATGGTGCATATGCCATGGGAATTTCTAATCAATACGGTAGTATTTGTAGAGGGAAGAAGGCGAATTTGGTGATAACTAAAGCCATTCCTAATTACCAACATATTCCTTATGCCTTTGGCAATAACCATATTGACACCGTAATCATCAACGGACTCATTTTTGAAAATGAAGACACCCTCAAAAAGAACCGAGCGTTAATATAA
- the bcp gene encoding thioredoxin-dependent thiol peroxidase, translated as MTQLKAGDKAPDFTATDEQGQTRSLSDYKGKKLVVFFYPKASTPGCTAEACNLNDNYERFKSKGYDILGVSADSEKRQSNFKNKYDFQYPLLADEDKEVINAFGVWGPKKFMGKTYDGIHRTTFVIDEKGIIEDVITKVKTKDHTAQILTE; from the coding sequence ATGACACAATTAAAGGCAGGAGATAAAGCTCCAGATTTTACAGCAACAGATGAGCAAGGACAGACCCGATCACTTTCAGATTACAAAGGAAAAAAATTAGTGGTTTTCTTCTATCCTAAAGCAAGTACGCCTGGTTGTACAGCAGAAGCGTGTAATTTAAATGATAATTATGAACGCTTTAAATCTAAAGGTTATGACATTCTAGGTGTAAGTGCAGACAGCGAGAAAAGACAATCTAACTTTAAAAATAAATACGATTTTCAATATCCGTTATTGGCCGATGAAGACAAAGAAGTCATTAATGCATTCGGCGTTTGGGGACCAAAAAAGTTTATGGGCAAAACCTATGACGGCATCCACAGAACAACCTTTGTTATTGATGAAAAGGGAATTATTGAAGATGTGATTACTAAAGTAAAAACCAAAGATCACACTGCACAGATTTTAACAGAGTAA
- the nth gene encoding endonuclease III yields the protein MTKQKKVEFVINTLKELYPVIPVPLDHKDPYTLLIAVLMSAQSTDVRVNQITPLLFAKADNPYDMVKLSAEEIREIIKPVGLSPMKSKGIYGLSKILIEQHDGKVPRIYEALEALPAVGHKTAAVVLSQAFGIPAFPVDTHIHRLMYRWNLTNGKNVVQTEKDAKRLFPKELWNDLHLQIIWYGREYSPARGWDLSKDLITSTVGRKSVLEAYHKGKK from the coding sequence ATGACTAAGCAGAAAAAGGTAGAATTTGTTATTAATACGTTAAAAGAGTTATATCCTGTAATACCTGTGCCTTTAGATCATAAAGATCCCTATACTTTGCTCATTGCGGTACTAATGTCTGCTCAAAGCACAGATGTTCGGGTCAATCAAATTACGCCGCTACTTTTTGCTAAGGCCGATAATCCTTATGATATGGTAAAGCTCTCTGCGGAAGAGATTAGAGAGATTATTAAGCCAGTAGGTCTGTCTCCAATGAAAAGTAAAGGCATCTACGGACTTTCTAAAATATTGATAGAACAGCATGACGGAAAAGTACCAAGAATCTACGAAGCTTTAGAGGCACTGCCCGCAGTTGGCCATAAAACAGCAGCCGTGGTTTTATCTCAAGCCTTTGGTATCCCTGCGTTTCCTGTAGATACGCATATTCATAGACTGATGTATCGATGGAATTTGACCAACGGAAAAAACGTAGTGCAAACCGAAAAGGATGCAAAACGTTTATTCCCTAAGGAGCTTTGGAATGACTTGCATCTTCAAATTATTTGGTACGGCAGAGAGTATTCGCCGGCACGCGGCTGGGATCTAAGTAAAGATCTTATCACGTCTACCGTGGGGAGAAAATCTGTATTAGAAGCCTATCACAAGGGTAAAAAATAA
- a CDS encoding class I SAM-dependent methyltransferase translates to MNLSILNTDVQNFINEHLDTEIPKLLFKGTHFENVTTLELIEQIEAKKKSQLKLPSWFASENVYFPNKLNIEQTSSEQTAEYKSQLIKGKTLIDITGGFGVDSYYFSKQFDAVVHCEINTELSKIAQHNFTQLQANGVTTVCKDGISALQHLDQKFDWLYVDPSRRHDSKGKVFFLEDCLPNIPKHLDAIFEHTQNVAIKTSPLLDLSVGIKELKFVKCIHIIAVDNEVKELLWILEKNNTAPIEVKTVNLKKVASEFFSFKLKDEASCEVQYSLPRSYLYEPNAAILKSGAFKSVSDVLNLDKLHQHSHLYTSDQLVEFPGRSFKIKSVLSYNKKEFKATGIKKANVTTRNFPDTVQQIRKKLNIKDGGTDYLFFTTDLNQKNSIISCEKIN, encoded by the coding sequence TTGAACCTTTCCATTTTAAATACCGACGTCCAGAATTTTATCAACGAGCACCTTGATACAGAAATCCCAAAACTATTATTTAAAGGGACGCATTTTGAAAACGTCACTACTTTGGAGCTTATTGAACAGATTGAAGCCAAAAAGAAATCTCAATTAAAGTTACCGTCTTGGTTTGCTTCTGAAAACGTTTATTTTCCAAATAAACTTAATATTGAACAAACCTCGTCAGAACAAACTGCAGAATACAAGTCCCAATTAATCAAGGGTAAAACCCTAATTGATATCACTGGAGGATTTGGAGTAGACAGTTACTATTTTTCGAAACAATTTGATGCCGTTGTACATTGTGAAATTAATACTGAATTGTCAAAAATTGCTCAGCATAATTTCACACAACTTCAGGCTAATGGGGTTACAACAGTTTGTAAAGATGGCATCTCTGCATTGCAGCATCTTGATCAAAAATTTGATTGGCTTTATGTAGATCCTTCGAGACGTCATGATAGCAAGGGGAAAGTGTTTTTCTTAGAAGATTGTTTGCCCAATATTCCAAAACATCTCGATGCTATTTTTGAGCATACTCAAAACGTCGCCATTAAAACGTCGCCACTTTTAGATCTGAGCGTTGGGATTAAAGAACTGAAATTTGTAAAATGCATTCACATCATCGCCGTTGACAATGAGGTTAAAGAATTACTTTGGATTTTAGAAAAAAACAATACAGCTCCAATTGAAGTCAAAACGGTAAATCTCAAAAAAGTAGCATCTGAGTTTTTTTCATTTAAGTTAAAAGATGAAGCCTCTTGCGAAGTTCAATACAGCCTGCCACGCTCCTATTTGTATGAACCAAATGCGGCTATCCTAAAATCTGGCGCTTTTAAATCGGTTTCAGATGTACTAAATCTAGATAAGTTGCACCAGCATTCTCATCTCTATACAAGTGACCAATTGGTTGAATTTCCGGGCAGAAGCTTTAAAATCAAATCTGTTTTATCTTACAATAAAAAGGAATTTAAAGCTACCGGGATTAAAAAGGCAAATGTGACTACAAGAAATTTTCCTGATACCGTACAGCAGATTCGTAAAAAATTAAATATTAAAGATGGTGGAACAGACTACCTCTTTTTTACCACAGATTTAAATCAAAAAAACAGCATCATTAGTTGCGAGAAGATCAATTAA
- a CDS encoding AI-2E family transporter, whose translation MTSKTIANGILRAFGTIVLIAVLIYLLYEIQSVIVYIVIAAVISLIGRPVVIFLRKRLKFSNILAVISTMLLIIGVLAGMISLLIPLLIEQGQNLSLLDIESLKTNIEDLYLQSVDFLQINQIDAEQAIKDSKVLSNLDYGIIPDFLNSLVSGLGSFSIGLMSVLFIAFFFLKDSGLMQQSILAAVPTKNELKTKRSIHKISALLSRYFVGLFMQLFIIFLIYMVGLLIVGVKNAVVIAFLCALINIIPYLGPLIGAFLMIFLVMTNNLGASFSDIILPKMLYTLIVIGVGQLIDNFFSQPFIFSKSVKSHPLEIFLIIIIAGLLFGVVGMIVAVPAYTAIKVILKEFLSDYKFVKKLTQGL comes from the coding sequence ATGACTTCTAAAACTATTGCCAATGGAATTTTAAGGGCTTTTGGCACCATAGTGCTTATTGCAGTATTGATATATCTGCTTTATGAAATTCAATCTGTAATTGTTTACATTGTTATTGCCGCTGTTATTTCTCTTATTGGTAGACCTGTCGTTATTTTTTTAAGAAAGCGTTTAAAATTTAGCAATATCTTGGCGGTTATAAGCACAATGCTTCTTATCATTGGGGTATTAGCCGGTATGATTAGTTTATTGATTCCGCTGCTTATAGAACAAGGGCAAAACTTATCGCTCTTAGATATTGAGTCCTTAAAAACTAACATTGAAGATCTTTACCTGCAGTCTGTCGATTTTTTACAAATCAATCAGATTGACGCCGAACAGGCCATCAAGGATTCCAAGGTTCTTTCTAATTTAGATTATGGGATTATTCCCGACTTTCTTAATAGTCTTGTCTCTGGACTAGGCAGTTTTAGTATTGGTTTAATGTCTGTACTCTTTATCGCTTTTTTCTTTCTTAAAGATTCTGGTTTGATGCAACAGAGTATTTTAGCTGCCGTTCCCACAAAAAATGAATTGAAAACAAAACGATCTATTCATAAAATTTCAGCACTATTATCTCGGTATTTTGTGGGGCTCTTTATGCAGTTGTTTATCATCTTTTTAATTTATATGGTTGGGCTCTTGATTGTGGGTGTTAAGAACGCCGTAGTCATTGCATTTCTTTGTGCTCTCATAAATATCATCCCGTATTTAGGGCCGTTGATTGGTGCTTTCCTGATGATCTTTTTAGTGATGACCAATAACTTAGGCGCAAGTTTTAGTGACATTATTCTACCCAAGATGCTGTACACGCTTATTGTCATTGGAGTAGGTCAACTCATTGATAATTTTTTTAGCCAACCATTTATATTTTCGAAAAGTGTGAAATCCCACCCCCTAGAAATCTTTTTAATCATCATTATTGCTGGTTTGCTCTTTGGAGTAGTTGGCATGATTGTAGCCGTACCAGCTTACACAGCCATTAAAGTGATTTTAAAGGAATTTTTATCAGATTATAAATTTGTAAAAAAATTGACCCAAGGACTTTAA